AACAAAAACAACATAGATGAGACTAGAAACAAACTTCATTCTGTTTTATTAAATTTCCTCGAAACTAGATCTACTTATTCGACATGATACATGTCCACAACAACTATCCCTACATTTAACAAAGAAAATTCAATTCTATCTGTAAAGAAAGATCTGCATCAGTGATTTGCTATTCTTGAATTCTACTGATCAGCAGTCGAAGTAGTTGCCTTACATGAGAAACAGGATAGCATGCCTCTCAACAAGCCTAGTTGATAAACTGGCTTAACAACACGATCTTGGCACGATATTTCATAGTACTTTACGAACCGGTGACCACTATCAGATGACGCTACTGGTATGAGTGTGTCCATAAGCTGAGTAACCGTTACTACTTCTGCAGCTGAAAAGCCATGTTCTGTTGCAATTCCCGCAAGAATTCCTTGAATTGTATCACTTTCACTTGAGTAAACATTTTCAATCACCACTTCACTTTTAGATGCAAACTTAATCCACAATGTCAGTAATATCGAATCAGAATCAGAATCAGAATCAGATTCAGCATTGTCATTGTTATTGTTGTTTACTTTTGTCCCTCTTAACCAAAATGTCTTCGGTAGTAATTTATCCACTTGACCAGGCACAACCTTGAAACTTTCTGTCAGACTCTGACTATTAGTTGGGGTGATAGGAATAGTAGTTTGTGCAAGAAACGGATCATCCAAGAGGACAGTCGCCGTGGGTCTGTCAGAAGCAGGAGCCAAACACCTTTCAATGAACTGCTTAGCCGCAGGATCAGCCACTCTTCTTAATGAATCAGGCATTATACCCGAACTAGCCTTCATACGAGCATGATATTTGTTAACATATTCCCTATATGGAATTTCAAGGGTGATCATCTGTAATACGCACATCCCAAAAGAATAAATGTCAACTGACTCATGACATGGTTCTCCTACTGAAACCTCTGGTGCAATAAACAATGGTGTTTCAAAAGTATCTGCACTGTACTTTTGACCAAGAATCATAGCCAGACTGAAATCTCCAAGTTTAACAGTGCAAGTATTACCATTAATAAAGATGTTTTCAAACTTAACATCACGATGAATAATTGGTGGATTTTGATTGTGAAGATATTCCAAACCTCTAAGAATCTGTATGCACCAACTCTTGATAGCAATATCATCTTCAAGAAAATGTTTCTGAAGATAATCTAACAAATTACCAGAAGTAGAAGGTTCAGTAATCATGTAAAGTCTTTTCTCCTTAAAATCAACCCAAGAATCATAGCATCTAACAATATTATCATGCACCAATGGTTTCATGAGATTATGTTCATTACACAAACTCTCAACATATTTCTCGTTCTTCAACATATCTTTTGTTAATAATGTCTCAGACCAAGCGATTTCGAGACCATTAATACCATCAAAGCCCTTGAAAACTACTTTCTCAGCATCACCTCCTCTTGTTCCTAAGAGCGTGCCATATCTTACGAATTGTCCGACCAAATCTCTGTCGCAGATTGCATAATTTGTGTTGCCTTCTTCCTGTGAACTTGAAGCCGCCATTACTAACAGCTAGCATGCAATACAGAACCAgagaattgaataaaaaagaattggAAATGGAGGAATATTTATATTGTTATGGGGTTTAGTTTTGGATAACAGTGACTGGCGACTTATGAGAGGAAGTTTTGTGGAATAATAAACGAAAGATGATGAATTGACGATCGATGATTATTGATTAATGATTTCTATTTATAATAACAGTTTGGATTAAGTCGGTATTCAAGAAACTGAATATACCATTTCttgattttcatttttattaattaataaatataatccAACCAACTATATCTGTTTATTAATTTTcggttatttttcctttttgaaaAGTAAATCTGTTTACTACAAGTTGTTACGTTCATTTAAGTTGCACGCTTAAGCCTCGCTAATTTAATCTTGAATAATTTAATCTGTAACGTTTAGATGTTCTTTTACTGATTAACCATGTCTATTATTATAGGATAtatgatatttatatttatcTTTTTCATTTTACAAAAGTTTGTTAGTGAGTTTGTTGCAAAAGCAATGTTGGCTTCTCTTCCAAGCTAAGAAACTTAATCAGTAAATTCAAGTTTTCTTCAACTATTTTCTCTCTAGCATTCTGAAACTCTCTTAGattcttcatggtatcagagctgaaTCTCATTTTGGAGATTTAGGTTTTCGATTTAGTGAATCAATACTGCACGAATTGCTTGGATTGCTGCGAAACTTCTTGCAATTGCGAAGTTTCTTGCACAATTTTGCGATTTCAAATCTGCGATTGTGATTGtatttgattgattgttgaTATAATGGCGACTGATAGCTTTGAAACTCATCAAGATTCTTACCAAAACAATGGTGAAAATGGAGGTAATCTTGATCCTTATTTCATAGCTAATTCAGACAGTCCAACTTCTTCTTTAGTTTCTGCTGTTTTCAATGGTTCGAATTTCTTGCGATGGAAAAGGAATGTTATGAGAGCATTGATAGCTAAAAACAAAGAAGGTTTTGTGAATGGAGGAATTATCAAACCTGTTGTGAATCACAAAGATTATTGTAAGTGGAAACGTGCTGATTTCATGGTAGTGAGTTGGATTTTAAGCTCTATGAACAATGAGTTAGCAGATGATTTTGGATACATTGATAATGTTGGAGAATTATGGAAGGAATTAAATGAGAGGTTTGGACAGTCCAATGGACCTTTGATCTATCAACTGAAGAAGGAAATTGATAGTTTAAAACAAGATAATATGACTATTGTTACCTATTATGGTAAGTTGAAGAAGCTATGGGAAGAAATGCAGAGTTTGAGGGCATTTCCTACTTGTATTTGTGGTGCTTTGAATAGCTGTAGTTGCCAAATCTTGAAGAAAATAGCTGAGTTTGAAGAAGAAGATAGAATGATGAAGTTTTTGTTAGGGTTAAATGGAGGATTTGAAGGAACTGTGACAAATGTGCTATCCATGGATCCTTTACCAAGTATAAACAGAGTTTTTGCTATCACTCAACAAATAGAGAAGCAGAAACAAGTCAGTGGTGCAGCTGTTGAGGCTAGTGCTATGAGTAGCAGTGCTATGGCTGCTCAATCATACAAAGGTGATCAATCTCAGAGGTTTGCTAGTGTAAAGAAAGACTGGAAAGagataaagaaagaaaaaatgcaCAAGATATGCACACATTGCAAAGGTAAGGGGCATACTGTGGATCAATGTTTCAAGCTCATAGGCTATCCTGATTGGTACAACACAATTAAGGCCTCAAAAGGGTCACAGTATCAAGCAAATGGAAGCAGACTTGTTGCTAATGTAAACTCAGCTGCTGATGTTGGAGATAATCCTCTTGATGATCAGTTGAATGGTTCTGCTGGTTCTGTGAACAATGAAATGATCAATGCAATTTTCCAAGAGGTTTTGAAAGCAATGAAAGGCAAGCAAGTTCAGTATAGTGATACTTCTGGAGTTTCTAGTTCTTATGCAAACTATGCAGGTATCATTTCTCACTCTTTTAAATGCACtgtgaataaaatgcttaattgtGGATTATGGATTGTGGACTCTGTAGCTTGTGATCATATGACATATGATGAGAGTATTTTGATAAACAAGAGACCACTTCAAAAGACAATTAAAGTTGGCTTGCCTGATGGAACACAATTGAATGTTGACACAGTTGGTGATGTTGTTCTTAGTGATAAAGTGGTTTTGTCAAATGTGTTATTGGTCAAAGGTTTCAAACACAATCTGATGTCTGTTGGTAGGTTGATTGAACAAACTGGCATTCATGTTATATTTACTGGTGATGGGTATTCTTTCCAGGACCCTTCTAGTTCAGCTATGCTTGGTGCTGGAAACAAGACTCAAGGTCTTTACTACTTTGCTAAACACACAAATCTTCAAGATCTTAAGTGTAGTGGAAACACAGCTGCTACTGTAGTACAGGATGGTAATACTCATGTAAATACTGGTGTTTTGCCAAATAAGGCTGCTACTAGTATGTTTCAGTCTAAAATGGATAACAGGAATAAATTAGATCTTTTACATGCCAGATTAGGACATCCTTCTCTGTCATTAATGAAGTATGTTGATGAAGCATATTGTAAAGGATTTACTGAATATAATTGTGATGTTTGTTTTCATTCAAAGCATCATAGATTTCCATTCAAAAAGAGTGACAGTAGAGCATCTGAATGTTTTGAACTGATTCATCTGGATTTATGGGGGTCATATAGGGTCAGAAATTTAGATGGTTCAGCTTATTTCTTGACTGTGTTGGATGATCATAGTAGAGTTACGTGGACCTTTTTGCTTCACAACAAGATGCAAGTAGAAAAGGTGGTGGCAGATTTTATCTCTATGGTTGACACTCAATATCacaaaagaataaaaagaataaGGTCTGACAATTGAACTGAAGTAGTGAAAGATTCTTGCAGAGTTTTGTTTGCTAGTAAAGGTATCATACATGAAAAAAGTGTTCCTTATGTTCCTCAACAGAATGGTAGGGTTGAGAGGAAACACAGAAGTCTTCTTGAAATAGCTAGAGCCTTAAGATTTCATGCTGGATTGCCTAAGAAGTTTTGGGGAGAATGTGTACTTACAGCCACACATTTGATAAACAAAATTCCAGTTAAGGTGTTGAATTGGAAAACTCCATTTGAGGTTATGTTTCAGAGTGTTCCTGTATATGACACACTAAGGGTCTTTGGCTGTTTATGTTTTGCTCACAACACTCAAGTAAAAAAAGATAAGTTTGATTCTAGAACTAGGAAGTGTATTTTCCTAGGCTATCCTGCTGGTTATAGGGCTTTCAAGCTTTATGATATGGATACACACACTGTCTTTGTTTCTAGAGATGTCATCTTCTTTGAGGATGTATTTCCATACAAATCTCAACCTACACATAATCCCGATATTTTGAAACCTGTTCAAACAGTTCATTTTGGTTCTGAAGCCAATTCTCATTCTGTTGATCTTGCTTCTGATATACAGAATCATATTCACACTGAATCTCCACTTTTATCCTTAAACACTTCTCCACCACATTCATCTCAAAATTCTTTACATTTTGCTcccaattcttcttcttcttctcataGTTCTGGTTCAACACACAATACTGAACCTGAAATTCACATTACTTCTCCTAATACTCAACTTAATCAGTCTCCTAATATCATACAACCTATTGTTCCAACTCTTGTTACCAGACAAAGTTCCAGAACAATTAAACCTTCAACTGCTCTCAAAGACTTTGTTGGAGCATATATTCCACACAGACATGACACTTCTTCTTCTGAATCTGTTTCTTTTGCTGTAAAAGACTGCTCTCTTGACAATGATTGTGATGATCTTTGGTTAACTGATTTGGCACTCAATAGCTTTGACACTTGGGAATCATTAGTTTTTACTGTGTTTCAGTCTCCCAATGATCCCAAGCATTACAATCAAGCTAAACATGATGCTAACTGGTTAACTGCTATGGATAAAGAAATCCAAGCCTTGGAGAGTAATGATACTTGGGAACTTACTCAGTTACCCAAAGATAAGAAAGCAATTGGCTCTAAGTGGGTTTACAGAACCAAACTCAATCCTGTTTATACAATAGATAGGCATAAAGCTAGATTAGTGGCAATTGGTTATCAGCAAGTGGAAGGAAAGGATTGTACTCAGACTTTTTCCCCTGTTGCTAAATTAGCTACTGTGAGAATTGTCATTGCACTTGCTGCTGTAAGAGGTTGGCCACTATATCAGCTGGATGTCAATAATGCCTTTTTACATGGCTATATTGATGAGGAGGTTTACATGAAGCCACCTCCTGGTTATCTTAAAGCTCAGCCTGGACAAGTTTGTAAACTCAAGAGATCCTTATATGGTTTGAGACAAGCATCTAGGCAATGGAACAAGGAATTGAACAAATTTCTGATTTCTCTCAACTTTCAGCAATCTAAGCAGGATTATTCTCTGTTTACAAGGACTTATGATGCAGAATTTCTTGTGATTTtggtttatgtggatgatatatTGATTACTGGTACTTCAAAGGCTCAAATTGAAGAAGTGAAAGTTGCTTTAGACACTGCTTTTACAATCAAGGATCTTGGTCTGCTTGCTTATTTCCTTGGTATTGAAATCGATAATGGTATTTTTCTttctcaaagaaaatacatTCAGGACATTCTAATTGATGCTGGTATGGAAGAATGTACTCCTGCACCAGCTCCTCTTTCATGTGGTCTAAAATTGTCCATTGCTGATGGGGTTTTGCTTGATGATCCTGATGTATATAGAAGGCTTGTTGGTAGATTGCTTTACCTAGGCATCACAAGACCTGATTTGTCCTACTGTGTGCAGCATCTCAGTCAATTTGTTCATTCTCCAAGAGTTCCTCATCTCAAGGCTGCTCTTCATGTCTTAAAGTACTTAAAGGGTATAATAGATAATGGTTTATGGTATACAGCTGATTCTAATACAGAGTTAAGTGCATATAGTGATGCTGACTGGAGTGCCTGTCAATACAGCAGCAGATCTTTAAGTGCATATGTTGTCTTCCTTGGCAACAATTTGGTTTCTTGGAAGACTAAAAAGCAGCGTAGTGTGAGTAAATCTTCAGCTGAGGCAGAGTACAGAAGCATGTCTGCAACTGCCAGTGAGCTTGTTTGGATTCAGGGATTACTTGAAGACCTTCAAGTTCACATTTCATTGCCTGTTAAGTTATTGTGTGATAATACTTCTGCTGAACATTTTGCCAAGAATCCCATGTTTCATGACAAGACCAAACACTTGAAAAGGGATATGCATTATGTTCGTGAGCAAGTAGAGGATGGTTTCATTGAAACTGCTCATGTTTCTGGTGCCCTACAACTTGCAGAATTGTTAACTAAACCACTTGCTTCTTCTCGACATCAGTTTCTATCTGCCAAGCTTGGACTTGTATCTAAAGTCCAGCTTGAAGGGGGAGTATAGGATAtatgatatttatatttatcTTTTTCATTTTACAAAAGTTTGTTAGTGAGTTTGTTGCAAGTTAGTTAGGGTTAGTTGCTTGCTTGTATATAAAGCAATGTTGGCTTCTCTTCCAAGCTAAGAAACTTAATCAGTAAATTCAAGTTTTCTTCAACTATTTTCTCTCTAGCATTCTGAAACTCTCTTAGATTCTTCAATTATCCATTTTGCAAATCTTTTAAATTTATCAATAAACACACCAAACTAATCTACGGCCCACAACTCTCTAGGGAGTTGGTGCATGTCCACCTAAATAACTAACTAAAAACTTTTGTTTTTACGTATTCTTTTAAAATGATTGTGGCATATGTTTCTGAAATTAGAGCTCATTAGGGATTAATTACGGTTAACTAGGATTATTAAGATGGATTAGGGATTAATTACGGTTAACTAGGATTATTAAGATGGATTAGGGATTAATAACTATAATAGTGTTAAAGGCctataaagtaagagaaagagaatgaaaaatcagaaatattgtggATTAAGAAGGATAAGGTAATAAGTTTTCATGTCAAAAAATAGTTTAAATTAAAGTGTAAACAACATCATGAAACAGACTAAAATGGAatgtgtaaagatcattttgaaacataGGCCGGTATTATAATCAAATATTTTTAGAGGTAATGTATGTGTTACTTTAAGTGTCTATTCTCTTTCTATGACTAAGTTTCAATTTTTgtcaatttattataattattttaattacagtttgttttgttattgacattatattatatgTTACATTATCATGTATCGTAGATTGTTCTCTCTAAATGTTGTTAGATTAACTTAGTAATAACCGTATCGTATACATAATGTGGTTCTATTTATTCATATATGTATATCTTACAGGACTTACACTAATTAAACAAAAATTTATGAAtatgtataaataatataaaatttcGTAATACCTAAGTTATTATATGTCGAGTAATATAACTTCTATTTTATAAAATGCTCTCGCGCGGGTCAAAATGCTAGTTACTCCTTATAAAATAAGAAGGTAGAAAAAGTTGGACTGAGAGGAAAAACACATAACAACAGCCAATGAAAGGAAGATTAATACGATTATAATGTTTTTGGGTTATAAGAAATCAACAAGCACCAGTGGTCTAGTGGTAGAATAGTACCCTGCCACGGTACAGACCCGGGTTCGATTCCCGGCTGGTGCATAAAAATCAGCATGCTGTGATGAAATTGCGCAGGTGGCACTGGGTTCGCCACCATCTTCAGAAAAGTATCTGAAAAATACAAGTGCGCTTAACTGAGCTTGCTGTTTTTTTGGTCTTTCAACACAGGTCACACTTTTCTTGCTCTGGTTAGAACTCAGGGAGCAGCATTGCCTTTTCTTGCTCTGGTTAGAACTCAGGGAGCAGCATTGCCTCTAGAGCCTAGAGGTGGTCAGGTTTGGAGTTTGGACAGTTAGTTTTTGGCTTTAAGGTTTTGCTCTTGATACTGGTTGTGAATTTTTTCTGTTGTTAATTTAGATGTATTTTGTGTTTATTATAAATGAATTATTTGTAGAAGTGTATTTAGTTGTTTACTTCATTTAATTGAGATGTAGGTGGCTTTGCAACTTTGATAATAATCTAAATGTTAGATTATTGACGGAAAAATCGTACAAAGGTCGGATAATTAGTGatactttttttcttttttttataggaTATTTTGGATAAAATCACTTTTTAAAGTTGCagtttttgaaataaccacattatatgttttttttttttttttaaataaccaCCTTAAACTTTCTTTTTTTATGAATTCACCACCAAATGTTAACGGACGTCCAAAGTTCCGCTAGTAGGGCCCACATCTAACAACCATATTTTTTTCCCTCCTCTttttcttccttcttcctcCATATGAACTGATCCTCCATTAAAACACTTCTCTCGAGACAAAATTGTCAAAATTTCGCAAATTTACACTCATTTCTCTCCCAATTTTTCAAGTACAATTCATCAGCGATCAATTTTTGGCACTTTCCCCAAATATCAGCATGGTTCACGTAGTTAAAATAGGTAaattgaaattagggttcttaaaTTGTTCAATTTGGGGATTTAAACTCAATTGATTGGTGTAAACGACGTCGTTTCGAAGCTTAACCATTTTAGTAAATGGTGTCAAGTTTTATTTTGAGGTGCTGAAATCTAGGATTTTACCCAATTCTTATACTTTTCCTTCGTTGTTGGGTTGCTGTGCTAAAGTGGGTAGTTCTAGAACAGGTTTAGTGTGCCATGTTCAACTCATTAAGAATGAGTTTGATGGTGTGATGTAAATACATAATTCTTTGATTCATATGTATGCTTGTTGTGGGATGATTGAGCTTGCCCTTAAGATGTTTGATGTTATGCTTGAGAGAGATTTGGTGTCTTGGAATTCAATCTCTGATGCCGAGCAGTAATGAAAATGGTTGGAAAGGTGAAAAGAGcagagagagagtattgagtgAAAATGGAGGAGAAATTTGGTGAATTTTTTTTGGACGTTGGTTGTGTGGGCCAATAACGGAAATTTGAACGGACGTTAGATTTAGGTGGTGATTTCCTTAATTTTCAAAGTTTAAGTtggttatttttttaaaaaatatataaagggATT
This genomic stretch from Spinacia oleracea cultivar Varoflay chromosome 3, BTI_SOV_V1, whole genome shotgun sequence harbors:
- the LOC110794961 gene encoding serine/threonine-protein kinase WNK8-like, which encodes MAASSSQEEGNTNYAICDRDLVGQFVRYGTLLGTRGGDAEKVVFKGFDGINGLEIAWSETLLTKDMLKNEKYVESLCNEHNLMKPLVHDNIVRCYDSWVDFKEKRLYMITEPSTSGNLLDYLQKHFLEDDIAIKSWCIQILRGLEYLHNQNPPIIHRDVKFENIFINGNTCTVKLGDFSLAMILGQKYSADTFETPLFIAPEVSVGEPCHESVDIYSFGMCVLQMITLEIPYREYVNKYHARMKASSGIMPDSLRRVADPAAKQFIERCLAPASDRPTATVLLDDPFLAQTTIPITPTNSQSLTESFKVVPGQVDKLLPKTFWLRGTKVNNNNNDNAESDSDSDSDSILLTLWIKFASKSEVVIENVYSSESDTIQGILAGIATEHGFSAAEVVTVTQLMDTLIPVASSDSGHRFVKYYEISCQDRVVKPVYQLGLLRGMLSCFSCKATTSTADQ